A genomic region of Papaver somniferum cultivar HN1 chromosome 7, ASM357369v1, whole genome shotgun sequence contains the following coding sequences:
- the LOC113298343 gene encoding DNA-directed RNA polymerase V subunit 1-like isoform X2 yields MEENRSSPLIAEGRLTSIKFSLASHQEICTSSISDCPISHPSQLTNPFLGLPLETGKCESCGTAEPGECDGHFGYIQLPIPVYHPSHLGELKRLLSIICLKCLCMKKGQIRKNGEKDKSSACTQCLDMPPITVRESNLKDGSFCLELKVPKSKLRENMWNFLERYGFIYGYEECRTLLPCEVLEILKRIPAETKKKLAAKGYFPQDGYILQKLPVPPNCLSVPDISDGTTIMSSDVSVSMLKKVLKQAEIIKSSRSGPPNFESHEVEANELQSAIAQYLHVRGSTKGPRGIKSKFGVNNESDDTSAKAWIEKMKTLFISKGSGFSSRSVITGDAYKRVDEIGLPSEIAQKITFEEKVTVHNMNHLQELVDKKLCLTYRDGGSMYSLKEGSKGHTSLKVGQVVHRRIMDGDIVFINRPPSTHKHSLQAFSVYIHDEHTVKINPLICSPLGADFDGDCIHLFYPQSLAAKAEVLELFSVEQQLLSSHSGKLNLQLANDALLSLKIMFKKYFLKKATAQQLAMYVSSGLQFPALLKACGPVPQWTALQILQNALPADFDCSGERYVIRQSEIVKFDYNRDVVQSIFNDIINAVFLKKGSQDALRVFNSLQPLLMENVFSEGYSVSLEDFCIPKSITRELQKNVQKISPLLYHLRSTYNEVVELQVENHLRGVKVPVVNFILKSSTLGILIDSKSESSINKVVQQLGFLGLQLFDRGRIYTRTLVEDMTTFFQKKFAVSGIDCPSEAFGLIRSCFFHGLNPYEKLVDSISSREVLVRSSRGLTEPGTLFKNLMAILRDVVICYDGTVRNACSNSAIQFDYIVEAGTEDRSFSPAGEPVGVLAATAISNPAYKAVLDSSASSNSSWELMKEIVLCKVNMKNDLNDRRAILYLNDCSCGKKYCKENAAYSVQNHLKRRNLKAIANSFLVEYRKQQGSIENPDTNACLVGHIHLDEAEMKYVGRNVHQILQRCQEKIGSIKKKKDCLGRILRALTLSVSECCYFSPPDAESSQVPCLQFSWQDTSACTLEQTSQLMANSICSILLETIVKGDPRVNMANIVWVNPDTTSWVRRPSKIQKGELAVEVVLEKEVVKQHGDTWRTVMDSCLPVIHLIDTRRSIPYGIKQLQEMIGISCAFDQAVERLTTSIRMVAKGVLKEHLILVANSMTCTGKLIGFNTGGYKALFRSLNVQIPFTEATLFTPRKCFEKAAEKCHLDSLSSTVASCSFGKRVAVGTGARFEILWNKKEMGLDQNAVDIYNFLQIVRTGTNEGEVISGCLGEEVDDMELENDYVELPLSPEHPDGGKATFDDVAEFGPNLQPSQISEGNWGNNSSQTGESGGWGEWKVDKTSGSENPGAASNSDAWAGWDSSDKIQSENHSSKEIDNSSASGGWNTKTQASQNDPNDSWGGQAEKANPTGGWNTKMQPSQDDPNSSAPGGWNTKSQASQNDPNDSWGGQAEKANSTGGWNTNKQPSQDDPNDSWGGQVEKANTTGGWNTRMQPSQNEPRNSWGEQAEKANTTDGWDTKTQPSQNEPRDSWGGVVDKTNTTGGWNTKTQSSQNEPRDSWGEQAEKANATAGWNTKTQPSQAEPDDSWGGLVEKNNTTGGWNTKTQTSQAEPRDSWGGVVEKTNTTGGWNAQKQPQDDPSDSWGGHVEKANTTAQIGKEENGQWNQWSEPPKTETTNNKSAGTWGTSMAGEHVNQSADSQVWGSSSVVDQAEKEVQWSQRKEPPVKPFAWNTNKSSRGWGSSNTGDWKNKGRPNNPQGTPDDQSGWNAGGLYTATRQRLDRFTSEEQSALSEVDTIILAIRKIMQQSRDKDGEPLSAEDQAYVLENVFKYHPDKDVKMGCGIDHVMVSTHSSFKDTRCFYVVSTDGRKEDFSYRKCLENFVKEKHAAVAESFNEKYFKKPQPRDGGANRNRTDVGTPKADTPNN; encoded by the exons ATGGAGGAAAACCGCTCCTCTCCGCTTATAGCAGAAGGAAGATTAACCAGTATTAAATTTAGCTTAGCATCTCATCAGGAAATC TGTACATCATCCATAAGTGATTGTCctattagtcatcctagtcagctAACAAACCCTTTCCTTGGCCTGCCGTTGGAAACCGGTAAATGTGAATCTTGCGGGACAGCAGAACCAGGAGAGTGTGATG GTCATTTTGGGTACATTCAGTTGCCCATACCAGTATATCATCCGTCTCATTTGGGGGAGCTTAAACGGCTTTTAAGTATCATCTGCTTGAAATGCCTGTGCATGAAGAAGGGGCAG ATTAGGAAAAATGGTGAAAAGGACAAATCCTCTGCATGCACACAATGTCTG GATATGCCACCAATAACCGTAAgagaaagtaatttaaaagatgGTTCATTCTGCTTAGAACTGAAAGTGCCCAAGTCGAAATTAAGAGAAAATATGTGGAATTTCTTAGAGAGATATGGATTCATCTATGGTTACGAAGAATGTCGCACTTTACTCCCTTGTGAG GTTCTGGAAATTCTAAAAAGAATTCCTGCGGAGACAAAAAAAAAGCTTGCTGCAAAAGGATATTTTCCTCAGGATGGCTACATTCTACAAAAATTACCTGTGCCTCCGAATTGTTTGTCTGTACCAGATATTTCAGATGGAACTACTATCATGTCTTCA GATGTTTCTGTGTCAATGCTTAAGAAAGTTCTCAAGCAAGCCGAAATCATCAAAAGCTCGAGATCTGGCCCTCCGAATTTTGAGTCTCATGAAGTGGAAGCCAACGAGTTGCAGTCAGCAATTGCGCAGTATCTTCATGTGAGGGGTAGCACCAAG GGACCTCGTGGCATCAAATCAAAATTCGGGGTCAATAACGAGAGTGATGATACTTCGGCAAAAGCttggattgaaaaaatgaaaacattattcatAAGTAAGGGTTCAGGTTTTTCTTCTCGTAGTGTAATCACAGGTGATGCATATAAGAGGGTGGATGAAATTGGTCTACCATCAGAGATTGCCCAGAAGATTACTTTTGAAGAAAAGGTTACTGTACATAACATGAATCATTTGCAAGAGCTTGTGGATAAGAAGTTGTGCCTAACGTACAGAGATGGTGGTTCAATGTATTCACTAAAGGAAGGATCAAAGGGTCACACGTCGTTAAAAGTTGGTCAAGTTGTACATCGAAGGATTATGGATGGTGATATTGTCTTCATTAATAGGCCACCCAGTACTCACAAACATTCTCTGCAAGCATTTTCAGTGTATATCCATGATGAACATACGGTTAAGATCAACCCCCTTATTTGTAGTCCCCTTGGTGCTGATTTTGATGGTGACTGCATTCACTTATTCTATCCCCAGTCTCTTGCAGCAAAAGCAGAGGTTCTTGAGCTTTTCTCAGTGGAACAACAACTACTTAGTTCACACAGTGGAAAACTGAACTTACAATTGGCAAATGACGCATTATTGTCGTTAAAGATTATGTTCAAGAAATATTTCTTAAAAAAAGCAACGGCCCAACAGTTAGCCATGTATGTTTCAAGTGGTTTGCAGTTTCCTGCTTTATTGAAGGCTTGTGGTCCTGTCCCGCAATGGACAGCTTTACAGATTCTGCAGAATGCTTTACCTGCAGATTTTGATTGCTCAGGGGAGAGATATGTTATTCGTCAAAGTGAGATAGTGAAGTTTGATTACAATAGGGATGTGGTGCAGTCCATATTCAATGATATCATCAATGCCGTCTTCTTGAAAAAGGGCTCCCAAGATGCGttgagggtttttaattccttgCAGCCATTGTTGATGGAAAACGTATTTTCAGAAGGTTATAGTGTAAGCCTGGAAGATTTTTGCATTCCCAAGTCAATTACTCGTGAGCTCCAAAAGAATGTTCAAAAGATATCACCGCTGCTCTATCACTTGAGATCTACGTACAATGAAGTGGTTGAGTTGCAAGTGGAGAACCACTTGAGAGGCGTAAAAGTGCCAGTTGTAAATTTTATTCTGAAGTCATCTACTTTGGGTATTCTGATAGATTCAAAAAGTGAGTCATCCATTAATAAGGTAGTTCAACAACTAGGCTTCTTAGGGCTTCAGCTTTTTGACAGGGGaaggatttatacaagaactttGGTTGAAGATATGActacatttttccaaaaaaagttTGCTGTTAGTGGGATTGACTGTCCGTCAGAGGCATTTGGGCTGATCAGGAGCTGTTTCTTTCATGGCTTGAATCCCTACGAGAAACTGGTGGATTCAATTTCTTCTAGAGAAGTGCTAGTACGTTCATCTAGAGGATTAACTGAACCTGGAACTCTCTTCAAAAATTTGATGGCAATTCTTCGAGATGTTGTAATTTGCTATGATGGCACAGTTAGAAATGCCTGTAGCAACTCGGCTATCCAGTTCGATTATATAGTGGAAGCTGGAACCGAGGACAGGAGTTTCTCTCCTGCTGGGGAACCAGTTGGCGTTTTGGCCGCAACAGCTATTTCCAATCCTGCATACAAAGCCGTTCTTGATTCTTCAGCAAGTAGCAATTCATCTTGGGAGCTGATGAAG gaAATAGTACTTTGCAAAGTTAATATGAAGAATGATCTTAATGATCGTCGTGCAATTTTGTACTTGAACGATTGTAGTTGCGGAAAAAAGTATTGCAAAGAAAATGCAGCATATTCAGTTCAGAATCATTTGAAAAGaaggaatctgaaggctatagcAAACAGCTTTCTGGTTGA ATACAGAAAGCAGCAAGGTTCTATTGAGAATCCAGATACAAATGCCTGTCTTGTTGGTCATATTCACCTTGACGAG GCGGAAATGAAATATGTGGGCCGAAATGTACATCAAATTCTCCAAAGGTGTCAAGAAAAAATTGGTTCtattaaaaagaagaaagattGTCTTGGTCGTATTCTTAGGGCCCTTACATTGTCTGTCag TGAATGTTGTTATTTTTCACCCCCTGATGCGGAAAGCTCCCAGGTTCCATGCTTGCAGTTCTCATGGCAAGATACAAGCGCTTGTACTTTAGAACAAACTTCACAGCTAATGGCCAACTCAATCTGCTCAATTCTGTTAGAGACCATAGTTAAAG GTGATCCTCGAGTAAACATGGCCAATATTGTATGGGTTAATCCAGATACAACATCTTGGGTAAGAAGACCTAGTAAGATTCAAAAGGGTGAGCTGGCAGTGGAAGTAGTTCTCGAAAAGGAGGTTGTCAAACAACATGGTGATACTTGGAGGACGGTCATGGATTCTTGCCTTCCAGTAATACATTTGATCGACACACGGCGATCTATTCCATATGGCATCAAACAACTACAGGAAATGATTGGCATTTCTTGTGCTTTTGATCAAGCGGTTGAG CGACTCACAACATCAATTAGGATGGTTGCGAAAGGTGTGCTGAAGGAGCACCTCATACTTGTGGCAAATAGCATGACCTGCACAGGAAAGTTGATCGGTTTCAACACTGGTGGTTATAAAGCATTATTCCGCTCACTAAATGTCCAAATACCATTTACAGAAGCTACACTCTTT ACACCAAGGAAATGCTTTGAGAAAGCTGCTGAAAAGTGTCATCTAGATTCTTTGTCAAGCACAGTTGCATCATGTTCCTTCGGTAAGCGTGTTGCAGTTGGTACAGGAGCCCGTTTTGAAATTTTGTGGAACAAGAAAGAG ATGGGACTGGATCAAAATGCAGTGGATATTTACAACTTTCTCCAGATAGTAAGGACAGGTACAAACGAAGGGGAAGTAATATCTGGATGTTTAGGTGAAGAAGTTGATGACATGGAACTGGAAAATGACTACGTTGAACTGCCCCTGTCCCCTGAGCACCCTGATGGAGGCAAGGCCACCTTTGATGACGTAGCCGAATTCGGACCAAACTTACAGCCTAGCCAAATATCAGAAGGAAATTGGGGAAACAATTCCTCACAAACTGGTGAATCAGGCGGCTGGGGAGAGTGGAAAGTTGACAAAACTTCGGGTTCAGAGAATCCTGGTGCAGCATCAAATTCAGATGCTTGGGCTGGCTGGGATAGTAGCGATAAAATTCAGTCAGAGAACCATTCTTCCAAAGAAATTGATAATTCTTCTGCATCTGGTGGTTGGAATACCAAAACTCAGGCTTCACAAAACGATCCTAACGATTCCTGGGGAGGGCAGGCGGAGAAGGCCAATCCAACAGGTGGTTGGAATACCAAGATGCAGCCTTCACAAGATGATCCAAATTCTTCGGCACCTGGTGGTTGGAATACCAAAAGTCAGGCTTCACAAAACGATCCTAACGATTCCTGGGGAGGACAGGCGGAGAAGGCCAATTCAACAG GTGGTTGGAATACCAACAAGCAGCCTTCACAAGATGATCCAAATGATTCTTGGGGAGGGCAGGTGGAGAAGGCCAATACAACTGGTGGTTGGAATACCCGGATGCAGCCATCGCAGAACGAACCTCGTAATTCTTGGGGAGAGCAGGCAGAAAAAGCCAACACCACTGATGGTTGGGATACCAAGACCCAGCCATCCCAGAATGAACCTCGTGATTCTTGGGGAGGAGTTGTGGATAAAACCAACACCACTGGTGGTTGGAATACCAAGACACAATCATCCCAGAATGAACCTCGTGATTCTTGGGGAGAGCAGGCGGAAAAAGCCAACGCAACTGCTGGTTGGAATACCAAGACGCAGCCATCCCAGGCTGAACCTGACGATTCTTGGGGAGGACTAGTGGAAAAAAACAACACAACTGGTGGTTGGAATACCAAGACGCAGACATCCCAGGCTGAACCTCGTGATTCTTGGGGAGGAGTTGTGGAAAAAACCAATACAACCGGTGGTTGGAATGCCCAAAAGCAGCCGCAGGATGATCCCAGTGATTCTTGGGGAGGACATGTGGAGAAGGCCAATACAACAGCCCAGATTGGTAAGGAAGAGAATGGTCAGTGGAACCAATGGAGCGAGCCACCTAAAACTGAGACCACTAACAACAAATCAGCAG GTACATGGGGGACAAGTATGGCTGGTGAACACGTAAATCAATCAGCGGATTCTCAAGTTTGGGGTTCTTCGTCTGTTGTAGATCAGGCGGAAAAAGAAGTTCAATGGAGCCAACGCAAAGAACCGCCTGTTAAGCCATTTGCATGGAATACTAATAAGAGTTCTCGTGGTTGGGGTTCCTCAAACACTGGGGACTGGAAAAACAAAGGTCGCCCTAACAATCCCCAAGGAACGCCAGATGATCAAAGTGGGTGGAATGCAGGTGGACTGTACACTGCAACCAGACAACGGCTGGATCGTTTTACATCTGAGGAGCAAAGTGCTCTTTCAGAGGTTGACACCATTATACTGGcaataaggaaaataatgcagCAATCAAG GGACAAGGACGGTGAACCGTTGTCAGCGGAGGATCAAGCATATGTGCTTGAAAACGTGTTCAAGTATCACCCAGATAAAGATGTCAAAATGGGTTGTGGCATTGATCATGTGATG GTTAGCACACACAGCAGTTTCAAGGATACAAGATGCTTCTATGTTGTTTCAACGGATGGACGCAAAGAAGATTTCTCTTACCGCAAGTGTTTGGAGAATTTTGTTAAGGAAAAGCATGCTGCAGTAGCCGAGTCTTTCAATGAGAAGTATTTCAAAAAACCTCAACCTCGAGATGGAGGAGCTAATAGAAATCGAACGGACGTTGGTACACCCAAGGCTGACACACCCAACAACTGA